From Bradyrhizobium sp. 4:
GTTTGCACGCGGCAGAATGTCGTGGATGCTGTCCCACGCAACAGGATGCACGTTCGGCCCGAACTGCCTTGCAAGCATCTCGGCCCGGGCGATGGTGCGATTGGCGAGATGGACGCAGCTGATGCCGCGTTCGAGCAACCCGAACACGATGGCGCGCGAGGAGCCGCCGGCGCCCAGCACCAGCGCCTCTTCGGCTCCGTCCCAGCCGGGCGCGCTGGCATCGAGATTGCTGATAAAGCCCTCGACGTCGGTGTTGGTCGAGTGCAGCTCGCCGTCCGCAAACCACAGCGTGTTGGCCGCACCGACCGCCCGCGCGCGGGCATCGGGCGTCGAGAGCTCAAGCACGCCCTCCTTGTGCGGGATGGTGACATTGGCGCCGACGAAGCCGCGCAGCGACAGCCGCAGCACGAAGTCGCGCAGATTATCGGGTGGAACCGCCTCGATGACATAGCCGCCCTCGATATCGAGCGTGCGCAGCCAGTAACGATGGATCAGCGGCGAGCGCGAATGCGCGGCCGGCCATCCGATCAGACAGGCTGCGGGAGCCTTGGTCACGGTCGTCCTCCCCTGGGGTCGTTTCGGAGGCGATCCATTTCGCGTCCCGCAAGCCCTGTCAAGCGCGCGGGCCGTCTCGGGAGAGGCTCGACGTCAGGTCGTGCCCGCCTCACCGGCCGCGGGCTGCGCCGCGCCACCCTTGATGTCGGCGACCGCACGCGCGATGGTCTCGCGATAGCGGGCGCGTGGCGGCGTGACGCCATGGGTGAGCAGCGCGCGGCGCACCGCAGGCGACGCCCCCGTGATGAACAGCCGGATGCCTTGGCGGTGGGCCTTGGCGGCGACGCGGCCGAGCACGTTGGCCGCGGTCGAATCCAAAAACGGCACCGCGGCGAAATCGACCACGAATCCCTTGCGCTTGTCGGCGATGCCGTCGAGCACGCTGCCGATCGCCGAGGCCGCGCCGAAGAAGAACGCGCCGGTGATGCGATAGACCAGCACGTCGCGATCGACCGCGAGTGCGGGGTCGTAAGGCACGCGCTCGCCATTTTCGTCGTCGGGACGATCGGCGGCCACCATCGGCGAACGTTCCTCGATGCCCGTCATTTCCGCCATGCGATGGATGAACAGCACCGCGCCGAGCGCGAAGCCGACCAGAATCCCTTCGGTCAGATCGCGGAAGATGGTGAGCAGGAAGGTTGCGAGCAGCACCACGGCATCGCCCCATGACGAGCGCAGCAGCGTCGCGAATTCGTGCTTCTCCGCCATGGTCCAGGCCACCACGACGAGCACGGCGGCGAGCGCGGCCAGCGGGATGTAGCTCGCGAGCGGCGCTGCGATCAGCATGAACAGCAGCAGAAATACCGAATGCAGCATGCCCGCGAGCGGCCCCCGCGCGCCGGCGCGGATGTTGGTCGCGGTACGCGCGATCAGCCCCGTGACGCAGATGCCGCCGAACAGCGCCGCGCCGACATTGGCGGCGCCTTGCGCCACCAGCTCGCAATTGGAGCGGTGACGGCGACCGGTCATGCCGTCGGCCACCACCGCCGACAGCAGCGATTCGATGGCGGCGAGCAGCGCGAAGGAGATCGCATCCGGCAGCACGGCGGTCGCCTTCGCGAGCGAGAACGCAGGCAAGGCCGGCGAGGGCAGTTCGCGCGGAATGCCGCCGAAGCGCGAGCCGACGGTCTCGACCGGCAGCGACAGCACGGCACATGCGACCGCCGCGAGCACGACCGCGATCAGGATGCCCGGCCAGGACGGCAGCCAACGTCGCAGTCCGGCGATGATGGCAATGCTGACGATCGCGACCGCGACGGCCGACGGATTGACGGTGTGCAGGCCGCCGGCAAGCGCGACCAGTTTCGGAACGAACTCGCTCGGCTCCTTCGCGAGGAGCGTGATCCCGCCGAGATCGCGCAGCTGGCTGGCGAAGATGATGACGGCGATGCCGGCGGTGAAGCCGACCGTCACCGGATACGGAATGAACTTGATATAGGTGCCGATCCGCAGGAAGCCCGCAGCGATCAGGAACAGGCCCGCCATCAGCGTGGCCAGGATCACGCCATCGACCCCGTGACGGTCGGCGGTCGCCGCAACCAGCACAATGAAGGCGCCGGCAGGACCGCCGATCTGGAACCGGCTGCCGCCGAGCAGTGAGGCAATGAAGCCGCCGACAACGGCGGTGTAGAGTCCGCGGTCCGGCGTCACACCCGAGGCGATCGCGATCGCCATCGACAGCGGCAGCGCGACGATCGCAACCGTGAGGCCCGCGAACACATCGGCGCGGAAATCCGACCAGCCGTAGCCCTCGCGCCATACGGTGACGAGCTTTGGCAAATAGAGTTCGGTGAAGGTCGGCCGACGAAGCTGGTGCAGCTTGCCTGCGTGTTCGCCTGTGATGCTCATTTCAGCAAAATGCTCCGCTGCCCACGACGCTCCGATGCATCGTGCGGCCGCGTATCGGGGCGCGACGGTGCGTTAGTTAAGACTGCTTCCGAGCATGATCATTTGCGGGATCACGCCCCCACCCGACGCGGCGGCCCCGGCTCCTTGAGCCGAACGCCACGTCCGCCGCCTTCGCTGCGCGCCTGTTCGCCGATCAGCTCGACGCCGGCCCGATCGAAGGCTTCGACCACCTTCATCAAGGTCTCGACCACGCCACGGACGTTGCCGGTGCTCGCCTCCATCCGCTGAATGGTCGGCAGCGATACGCCTGCAAGCTCCGCCAAGGCCCTCTGGTCAATGCCGAGCAGCGCGCGCGCTGCCCGCATCTGGAACGACGTGATCACCTTGGCCTCACGTATGAACGATTATAAGTGATGTCTGGAGCATGCACAATGATGTAAAATACATCAAATTGAGCCGAACGCAAGAGGGCCCTCGCCGCCACGTGCTCCGCGTCGCCCTCTCCCCGTACGAACGGTGAGAGGGCGAGAGCAGTACGTGCCTCACTGCGAGAGGCAGCTCACGCCGCGTGCTGATGCGCAGCGATGATCTGGTCGGCGGCGCGCCCCGTGACTTCGGCCATGTGGTCGAACTGGCGGGTGAAGCTGCCGGCGCCTGCCGTGGCCGAACGCAGCTCGACGATCAACTCGCCGATCTCGGCTTCCGGCATCATGGCGCGGACGCAGTCCCATCCGCTCCAGCCGTCGCGGGTGTCGAAGCCGAGGATCTGGCCGCGCCGCGCCGACAGGATCGCGTTGATCTTGGCGGTGGCGTCGGTCGGGCAGACGATCTCGACCACGTGGATCGGCTCCAGCAGCACCGACTGGCATTGCGGCAGGCCTTCGTTGAGCCCGACCCGTGCCGCCGTGCGAAAGGCGAGGTCGGAGGAATCGACGCTGTGATAGGAGCCGTCGGTCAGCGTCACCTGCAAATCGGTGACCGGGAAACCGAGCGGGCCACGCGCAAGCCCGTCGACGACGCCCTCTTCCACCGCGCCGATATAGTTGCGGGGCACCGCACCGCCGACCACCTTCTCGGCGAACCTGAAGCCCTCGCCGCGCGGCAGCGGCCTGATGTCGAGCACGACATCGCCGAACTGGCCATGCCCACCGGACTGTTTCTTGTGGCGGCCGCGCTGGACGATCGGCTTGCGGATGGTTTCCTGATAGCCGATCGCGGGTGGATGCGAGGCGACCTTGACGCCGAAACGGTCGCGTAGCCGCTCGCTCGCGACGCGCAGATGCATCTCGCCCTGCCCCCACAGCACGGTGTCGTGAGTCTGCGCGTTCATCACGAAGACGAGCGAGGGATCCTCCTCGTGCAGCCGCATCAGCGCCTGGCCGAGCTTGACGTCGTCCTTGCGGTCGGTGGCCGCAACCGAGATCGCGAGCACCGGCGGAGTGGGTTCGCTGGCGGCGAGCGCTGCCGGCTGGGTCTTGCCGTTCGAGACCGTGTCGCCGGTCTTGATCGGGTCGAGCTTGGCGAGCGCCACCGTGTCGCCGGCTTCCGCCGCGGCACGCTTGGTGTCGTAGGCTCCGGTGACGGCGAGGATGCCGGAGATGCGGCTGGCTCCGCCGGAGGAGGATTGCAGGGTGGCACCGTCGTCGAGGTGGCCGGCGAGCATCCGTGTCAGCGACAGCTTTCCGCCGTGCTGCGAGTGCAGCGTCTTGAAGACGAAGCCGAGGGCGTCCCTGGTCTCGGGAACGCCGAGTCGTTTTGCGGTCTCCGCGATACCTGGCGCCTCGTGGCGCAACGCTTTCATCAAGCGCAGCACGCCGTTTTCGCGGGCGGCGGCGCCGAGCAGCACGGGGCAGATCAGCCCGTCGCGCAGTTCGCGGGCGAGATCGTCGAACACGGCATCGCGCGGCGGCTGGATGTCCTCGAGCAGCTGCTCCATCAGCGCATCGTCGTGATCGGCGAGCTTCTCCAGCATCGAGAAGCGGGCCTCCTTCTCGCGATCGAGATCGCCGCCTTGAAGCGCGACCACTTCGGAGGCCTTGTGCTCGCGGTAAATGAACGCGCGCTCCAGCGCGAGATCGACGAAGCCCTCGATCAGCTCGTCCTTCCAGATCGGGATCTGGCGCAGCACAAGCGGCACGCGCGAGGCGGGCTGGAGCATCTCGAGCGTCTCGCGGATGCGCTTGTTGGCGCGGTCGATCTTGTTGAGGAACAGGAAACGCGGGATCTTCAGCTCCTCCAGCTCGCGCAGAATGATCTGAAGCTGCGGCAGCTTCTTCTCGTCGGCTTCGCAGACCACGATTGCGGCATCGACCGCGGGCAGCGCGGCGCGCATGTCGTGGGCAAATTCGACGGAACCGGGACAATCGAGGAAGGTGTAGCTGTCGCCCATGAAACTCGTGGTGACGGCAGTCAACCCGACGGTCATCTTGTGATGACGGGCCTCTGGCGTGGCGTCGCCGACGGAGGTTCCGGCATCGACGCTGCCGGCGCGAAAGATTGCGCCGGTTCGTGCCATGATCGCTTCGAGAAGTGTGGTTTTACCGCTTTGGAAAGGGCCCACCAGCGCGATGCACCGTGGACCTCGGGGACTTCTGACGTCTTGTCCCATTCGCCGCCTCCTTGGTGTGGAGCTCGGCCCATGATTGGGTCGGCAAACGCCGATGCTCTGCCCGTCCCCGAGATTTGGCAAGCATCAAACGTCGCTGCGGTGCGTCGTCGCGGGAATCGCGCCGGAGCGACGCGATACACACACGGGAGTTGTTAACGGCCCGGGCGGAGTTCCAGGCTCTCGAGGCCGGCGGCGACGTTGAGGCCGACCTGGCCCTGCACGCTGAGCGGCTGGAGCGCGATCGAATTGTTGGAGCCGCCGACCAGCACGTTGCCGCCGAGGCCGACACCGACCGAGGCGCT
This genomic window contains:
- a CDS encoding SulP family inorganic anion transporter, encoding MSITGEHAGKLHQLRRPTFTELYLPKLVTVWREGYGWSDFRADVFAGLTVAIVALPLSMAIAIASGVTPDRGLYTAVVGGFIASLLGGSRFQIGGPAGAFIVLVAATADRHGVDGVILATLMAGLFLIAAGFLRIGTYIKFIPYPVTVGFTAGIAVIIFASQLRDLGGITLLAKEPSEFVPKLVALAGGLHTVNPSAVAVAIVSIAIIAGLRRWLPSWPGILIAVVLAAVACAVLSLPVETVGSRFGGIPRELPSPALPAFSLAKATAVLPDAISFALLAAIESLLSAVVADGMTGRRHRSNCELVAQGAANVGAALFGGICVTGLIARTATNIRAGARGPLAGMLHSVFLLLFMLIAAPLASYIPLAALAAVLVVVAWTMAEKHEFATLLRSSWGDAVVLLATFLLTIFRDLTEGILVGFALGAVLFIHRMAEMTGIEERSPMVAADRPDDENGERVPYDPALAVDRDVLVYRITGAFFFGAASAIGSVLDGIADKRKGFVVDFAAVPFLDSTAANVLGRVAAKAHRQGIRLFITGASPAVRRALLTHGVTPPRARYRETIARAVADIKGGAAQPAAGEAGTT
- a CDS encoding helix-turn-helix transcriptional regulator, which produces MITSFQMRAARALLGIDQRALAELAGVSLPTIQRMEASTGNVRGVVETLMKVVEAFDRAGVELIGEQARSEGGGRGVRLKEPGPPRRVGA
- a CDS encoding elongation factor G; the encoded protein is MGQDVRSPRGPRCIALVGPFQSGKTTLLEAIMARTGAIFRAGSVDAGTSVGDATPEARHHKMTVGLTAVTTSFMGDSYTFLDCPGSVEFAHDMRAALPAVDAAIVVCEADEKKLPQLQIILRELEELKIPRFLFLNKIDRANKRIRETLEMLQPASRVPLVLRQIPIWKDELIEGFVDLALERAFIYREHKASEVVALQGGDLDREKEARFSMLEKLADHDDALMEQLLEDIQPPRDAVFDDLARELRDGLICPVLLGAAARENGVLRLMKALRHEAPGIAETAKRLGVPETRDALGFVFKTLHSQHGGKLSLTRMLAGHLDDGATLQSSSGGASRISGILAVTGAYDTKRAAAEAGDTVALAKLDPIKTGDTVSNGKTQPAALAASEPTPPVLAISVAATDRKDDVKLGQALMRLHEEDPSLVFVMNAQTHDTVLWGQGEMHLRVASERLRDRFGVKVASHPPAIGYQETIRKPIVQRGRHKKQSGGHGQFGDVVLDIRPLPRGEGFRFAEKVVGGAVPRNYIGAVEEGVVDGLARGPLGFPVTDLQVTLTDGSYHSVDSSDLAFRTAARVGLNEGLPQCQSVLLEPIHVVEIVCPTDATAKINAILSARRGQILGFDTRDGWSGWDCVRAMMPEAEIGELIVELRSATAGAGSFTRQFDHMAEVTGRAADQIIAAHQHAA
- a CDS encoding shikimate dehydrogenase, yielding MTKAPAACLIGWPAAHSRSPLIHRYWLRTLDIEGGYVIEAVPPDNLRDFVLRLSLRGFVGANVTIPHKEGVLELSTPDARARAVGAANTLWFADGELHSTNTDVEGFISNLDASAPGWDGAEEALVLGAGGSSRAIVFGLLERGISCVHLANRTIARAEMLARQFGPNVHPVAWDSIHDILPRANLLVNTTSLGMDGQPSLDLDVARLADGAVVADLVYVPLVTPLLAAAQARGLKTADGLGMLLHQAIRGFELWFGQRPQVTAELRALVEADLTKT